A single region of the Chloroflexota bacterium genome encodes:
- a CDS encoding DinB family protein translates to MSREDTLRQHVLDHLARATDRGFEEAIRDFPLDAINARPPRVDYTPWHLVEHLRIGQWDILEYIRNPNHVSPKWPDEYWPKRDAVADAASWAQTIDRFRADRAALAALVADPATDLLAPIPHTPGHTVLREVFLVAGHSAGHLGEFSILRQIMDTWPSR, encoded by the coding sequence ATGAGCCGCGAAGACACGCTGCGCCAGCACGTGCTCGACCACTTGGCGCGCGCGACGGATCGCGGTTTTGAAGAGGCGATCCGCGACTTCCCCCTGGATGCGATCAATGCGCGGCCGCCCCGTGTGGACTACACGCCTTGGCACCTTGTCGAACACCTGCGCATCGGCCAATGGGATATTCTGGAATACATCCGGAACCCAAACCACGTCTCCCCGAAGTGGCCGGACGAGTACTGGCCGAAGCGGGACGCGGTGGCGGACGCGGCATCCTGGGCGCAGACGATCGACCGATTTCGGGCGGACCGTGCCGCCCTCGCCGCGTTGGTCGCGGACCCGGCGACGGACCTCCTCGCTCCAATACCCCACACCCCGGGGCACACGGTGCTGCGCGAGGTCTTTCTGGTCGCGGGCCATTCGGCTGGCCATCTGGGCGAGTTCAGCATCCTGCGCCAGATCATGGACACCTGGCCGAGTCGATAA
- a CDS encoding S8 family serine peptidase, whose protein sequence is MAPPIRRGGWLAVVALGLVALLAGPSAGAQSDSALGNRSAQVRPAPTNQRTDAGRPAPGRVVVRFRADATAADVNRALSEEGLSPGRTLGRLHGVVARVDPGREAAVMARLSAHSAVASVERDFIVSTLGNPTPTDPLYATDQWNLPQIGMPQAWGVTVGASSVRVAVIDTGIDFAHEDLATQWAYASGHSAADHVFLSTPLSSGCSAPGEPSDDNGHGSHVSGTIAAASTISGAPSVGIAGVAPGLRVIPLKALDCQGSGYLSDVAAAIDFAATSGAVAINMSLGGALDTGCPGYLQSAIDHATANGLVVVAAAGNDGTSDLEYPAGCNGVAGVGATDSSDRHAAFSNQNSSVAITAPGVRIVAPWNDGGYAEASGTSMSTPHVSACAALMKSASPGATASTILSILEGTAADLGAPGWDSSFGWGRLNCGAAVSTIATGSTGQPTGTPSPGTTATPPVTGTPSPGSIGGRNLAVTAAASGVQLSWDPGTGQSGYLVARLANGVLSLLPPAPLPASQTGYLDTGAVPGLNCYSVFPLGPVPQQQSDLECASIGVHTPAGNPQNLTVRLNQSTMAALTWGPPNGPAPTGYVLATIGAGTEMLANSVTSASRPTNGLTCFIVGALNGSALVGYSDIVCGLPGFSTF, encoded by the coding sequence ATGGCGCCTCCGATCCGCCGCGGCGGCTGGCTTGCTGTTGTTGCGCTAGGTCTCGTCGCTCTGCTCGCCGGACCGTCCGCGGGCGCTCAATCGGACTCAGCGTTGGGGAATCGATCGGCGCAGGTGCGGCCGGCTCCGACCAACCAGCGCACCGACGCTGGCAGGCCCGCACCCGGTCGCGTCGTAGTGCGCTTCCGCGCGGACGCGACCGCCGCTGATGTGAATCGCGCCCTGAGCGAGGAGGGCCTGTCGCCGGGACGGACGCTTGGGCGGCTTCACGGGGTCGTCGCCAGGGTCGATCCGGGGCGCGAAGCCGCCGTCATGGCGCGGCTGTCGGCGCACTCAGCCGTCGCATCCGTTGAACGCGACTTCATCGTCTCCACGCTCGGGAACCCTACACCCACGGACCCGCTGTATGCGACCGACCAGTGGAACCTTCCCCAGATCGGCATGCCGCAGGCGTGGGGAGTCACCGTCGGCGCATCGTCTGTCCGGGTTGCTGTCATCGACACCGGAATCGACTTTGCGCACGAGGACCTCGCAACCCAGTGGGCGTACGCATCTGGCCACTCCGCGGCGGATCACGTGTTCCTGTCCACCCCGCTGTCCTCCGGGTGCTCGGCCCCCGGCGAGCCGTCGGACGATAACGGTCACGGGAGTCACGTGTCGGGCACGATCGCCGCGGCGAGCACGATCTCCGGCGCGCCGTCGGTGGGCATCGCCGGCGTCGCGCCAGGCCTGCGCGTCATCCCACTGAAAGCGCTGGACTGCCAGGGGAGCGGCTACCTGTCCGATGTGGCCGCCGCCATTGACTTTGCGGCCACCTCGGGCGCCGTCGCGATCAACATGAGTCTGGGCGGCGCCCTCGACACCGGATGTCCAGGCTATCTCCAGTCTGCCATCGACCACGCGACCGCCAATGGGCTCGTCGTCGTCGCCGCGGCGGGAAACGACGGGACGTCGGACCTCGAATATCCGGCCGGGTGCAACGGCGTGGCCGGCGTGGGGGCGACCGATAGCTCGGATCGCCACGCGGCCTTTTCGAATCAGAATTCCTCCGTCGCGATCACGGCGCCAGGCGTGCGCATCGTTGCGCCGTGGAACGATGGCGGGTATGCCGAAGCGAGCGGGACGTCGATGTCGACGCCGCACGTGTCCGCTTGCGCCGCCCTGATGAAGTCGGCGAGCCCGGGAGCGACTGCCAGCACGATTCTCTCGATACTCGAGGGCACGGCCGCGGACCTCGGCGCGCCGGGATGGGACTCGTCCTTCGGATGGGGACGACTCAACTGCGGCGCCGCGGTTTCCACTATCGCGACCGGCTCGACCGGACAGCCGACCGGCACGCCGTCGCCCGGGACGACGGCGACGCCCCCGGTCACAGGAACGCCATCGCCCGGGTCGATCGGCGGGCGGAACCTCGCCGTGACAGCAGCGGCATCCGGCGTCCAGCTGAGCTGGGACCCCGGCACCGGCCAATCTGGATATCTGGTGGCGCGTCTCGCGAACGGCGTGCTCAGTCTGCTGCCACCTGCGCCGCTGCCCGCCAGCCAGACGGGATACCTCGACACTGGAGCGGTCCCCGGACTCAACTGCTACTCGGTGTTTCCGCTGGGTCCAGTTCCCCAGCAGCAGTCGGATCTCGAGTGCGCGTCCATCGGCGTCCACACGCCTGCCGGGAACCCGCAGAATCTCACTGTGCGGCTGAATCAGTCCACCATGGCGGCGCTCACCTGGGGCCCGCCGAACGGACCAGCGCCTACCGGGTACGTTCTCGCGACGATCGGGGCGGGAACAGAAATGCTCGCCAACAGCGTGACGAGCGCGAGCCGTCCGACAAACGGCTTGACCTGCTTCATCGTGGGCGCGCTGAACGGGAGCGCACTCGTCGGATACAGCGACATCGTGTGCGGCCTGCCCGGCTTCTCGACCTTCTAA
- a CDS encoding YceI family protein: MRWEYDPNHSRIGFSARHLGISTIRGQFDRADVQVDLESDDPTQWRLSATIAADSINTGLERRDDALRGENYLNVARYPTIRFESLRAERCDDGYVLIGALTILETTREVELAVAYNGEAEDRNLMHRGFSASAMIDRFDFALGDPKVTWTVGDTIRLELDMEAVQK, from the coding sequence ATGCGATGGGAATACGACCCCAACCACTCCCGCATCGGATTCTCTGCGCGCCACCTGGGCATCAGCACCATTCGGGGCCAGTTCGATCGCGCCGACGTTCAAGTGGATCTCGAATCCGACGACCCGACGCAATGGCGGCTGTCGGCGACCATCGCGGCCGACAGCATCAATACGGGATTGGAGCGCCGCGACGACGCGCTGCGCGGCGAGAACTACCTCAACGTTGCGCGCTATCCCACCATTCGATTCGAGTCCCTCCGCGCGGAGCGGTGCGACGACGGGTACGTGCTCATCGGGGCGCTCACGATTCTGGAGACGACGCGCGAAGTGGAGCTGGCCGTCGCGTACAACGGCGAGGCCGAGGATCGGAATCTCATGCATCGGGGGTTCTCGGCCAGCGCGATGATCGATCGCTTCGACTTCGCGCTTGGGGACCCCAAGGTCACGTGGACCGTGGGCGACACGATCCGCCTCGAGCTGGACATGGAGGCCGTTCAGAAATAG
- a CDS encoding VWA domain-containing protein has translation MPVYHYSRWDGSQAVEPFTASDLMDHLADRMLEDGDLWGTLREMLQRGAQLPSGRRMSGLRDLLERLRERRGQNLQRYNLGSIIGDINKQLDEIVKAEREAIERRLAQSQEGPGGDDLREMLKGMAQKRLDRLQSLPTDVGGRIQQLRDYEFMDQGAAQQFQDLLKSLQQQVMDAYFQGLKQSIGAMTPDSMRQIGQMVRDLNQLLDEHRHGDDSGFEGFMKKWGHMFPPGIASVEQLAQHMQQQMAQMQALLDSMTPDMRRELEQMLEPLFQDEELQRDLAHLMASLDGMSPDARWDAYDFAGDEPITLQEAMRLMGDMHGLDELERELIDAARTNDASRIDAEEIGRLVGDDARQIAEELRDFVRMLEEAGLIQRNGKQWTLTPRAMRKIGERALESIFERAEGGLAGEHSLTRWGWGVERLDDTKPYTFGDALEIDTNGTLMNALRRQGPGTPIQLAKDDFDVFQTASVNQCTTVIMLDMSYSMMHGGRFQAGRKVALALDSLIRTKFPRDTLQVAAFSYFVLPLEPHMLLETYWIDPRGTDFPEALRQARAMLGKKRGGTKQIILITDGEPHANAWGFGSYEGGWSMRQAMDDTLREVTRCTRDGIRVNTFMLDTEPVVTTFIKSMTKINRGRIFFADPSRLGEYLIVDYVKNRRAPA, from the coding sequence ATGCCGGTCTACCACTACAGCCGCTGGGACGGCTCGCAAGCTGTCGAGCCCTTTACGGCCAGCGATCTCATGGACCACCTGGCAGACCGGATGCTCGAAGATGGCGATCTTTGGGGAACGCTGCGCGAAATGCTCCAACGCGGCGCGCAGCTTCCGTCGGGCCGGCGGATGTCGGGGCTGCGAGACCTGCTCGAGCGGCTTCGCGAGCGCCGAGGACAGAACCTCCAGCGCTACAACCTCGGCTCCATCATCGGCGACATCAACAAGCAGCTCGACGAGATCGTGAAGGCCGAGCGCGAGGCGATCGAACGGCGTCTGGCCCAGAGCCAGGAGGGCCCCGGCGGCGACGACCTGCGCGAGATGCTCAAGGGTATGGCACAGAAGCGTCTCGATCGACTGCAATCGCTCCCAACGGACGTTGGCGGGCGGATTCAGCAGCTTCGAGACTACGAGTTCATGGACCAGGGCGCGGCGCAGCAGTTCCAGGACCTCCTCAAGTCGCTCCAGCAGCAGGTCATGGACGCATATTTCCAGGGATTGAAGCAAAGCATCGGCGCCATGACGCCCGATTCGATGCGCCAGATCGGGCAGATGGTGCGCGACCTGAACCAACTGCTCGATGAGCATCGCCACGGCGATGATTCCGGATTCGAAGGCTTCATGAAAAAATGGGGGCACATGTTTCCCCCCGGCATCGCCAGCGTGGAGCAGCTCGCGCAGCACATGCAGCAGCAAATGGCGCAGATGCAGGCTCTGCTCGATTCAATGACGCCCGACATGCGGCGCGAGCTCGAGCAGATGCTCGAGCCGCTCTTCCAGGATGAGGAGTTGCAGCGCGATCTGGCCCACCTCATGGCGAGTCTCGACGGCATGTCTCCCGACGCGCGATGGGACGCGTATGACTTCGCCGGGGACGAGCCCATCACCCTTCAGGAGGCGATGCGCCTCATGGGCGACATGCACGGGCTTGACGAGCTGGAGCGCGAGCTGATCGACGCGGCGCGCACGAATGACGCCAGCAGAATCGATGCCGAGGAAATCGGACGGCTCGTCGGAGATGATGCCCGCCAGATTGCAGAGGAGCTGCGCGATTTCGTCCGGATGCTGGAGGAAGCGGGACTCATCCAGCGAAACGGGAAACAGTGGACCCTTACACCCCGAGCCATGCGGAAGATCGGCGAACGCGCGCTCGAAAGTATCTTCGAGCGCGCGGAGGGCGGCCTTGCCGGCGAGCATTCCTTGACGCGCTGGGGATGGGGCGTGGAACGGCTCGACGACACGAAACCCTATACCTTCGGCGACGCGCTCGAGATCGACACGAACGGAACCTTGATGAACGCACTCCGCAGACAAGGACCGGGGACGCCCATTCAGCTCGCGAAGGATGACTTCGACGTGTTCCAGACGGCGTCGGTCAATCAATGCACAACCGTCATCATGCTGGATATGAGCTATTCGATGATGCACGGGGGCCGGTTTCAGGCGGGGCGAAAGGTCGCCCTCGCGCTGGATAGTCTGATTCGCACGAAGTTCCCCCGCGACACGCTCCAGGTCGCCGCCTTCTCCTACTTCGTGCTTCCATTGGAGCCCCACATGCTGCTCGAGACCTACTGGATCGACCCGCGGGGCACCGACTTTCCGGAAGCGCTGCGCCAGGCTCGAGCCATGCTCGGGAAGAAACGCGGCGGCACGAAGCAGATCATCTTGATCACGGATGGCGAGCCCCATGCGAATGCCTGGGGGTTCGGCAGCTACGAAGGCGGCTGGAGCATGCGGCAAGCCATGGACGACACGCTTCGTGAGGTGACCCGCTGCACGCGCGATGGGATCCGGGTCAACACATTCATGCTCGACACGGAGCCCGTCGTGACGACCTTCATCAAGAGCATGACGAAGATCAACCGCGGGCGGATCTTCTTTGCGGACCCCAGCCGCCTCGGCGAGTATCTGATCGTCGACTATGTGAAAAACCGCCGGGCGCCCGCGTAG
- a CDS encoding GNAT family N-acetyltransferase: MLRSARLDEFSAASDLIRAAYREYAARMPDRWQRYLDRAADVWSRADEGELLVAERDGSIVGSVTFYHPGPQAAAQGWPEGWAGIRLLAVPPAERGRGFGRAIMEATVERARQIGAGALALHTTEMMAIARAMYERMGFERVPEYDFHPSSGRTVMAYRFLLKSNAAASG, translated from the coding sequence GTGTTGCGTAGCGCCCGGCTCGACGAGTTTTCTGCCGCGTCGGACCTGATCCGGGCAGCCTATCGGGAATACGCGGCACGTATGCCCGATCGGTGGCAACGCTATCTCGATCGGGCTGCCGACGTGTGGAGCCGCGCCGATGAGGGCGAGCTCCTGGTGGCGGAGCGCGACGGGAGTATCGTCGGCTCCGTGACCTTCTACCATCCGGGGCCACAGGCGGCGGCGCAAGGGTGGCCGGAGGGCTGGGCGGGAATCCGCCTCCTCGCCGTTCCGCCTGCCGAGCGCGGCCGAGGCTTTGGCCGCGCCATCATGGAGGCGACCGTCGAGCGTGCGCGCCAGATCGGCGCCGGAGCGCTCGCGCTGCATACAACCGAGATGATGGCCATCGCGCGGGCGATGTACGAGCGAATGGGTTTCGAGCGGGTGCCGGAATACGACTTCCACCCGTCGTCGGGGCGCACGGTTATGGCGTACCGTTTCTTGCTGAAATCCAACGCAGCGGCGAGTGGGTGA
- a CDS encoding VOC family protein, producing MATQVATKYNVGGVLLDRPFKVRRLGHFGFNATNIDACTHFYSDLLGFKISDEGPVGGGHFMRFGTDHHAFAMFNRQAMEARAAASGAPPGRPDNTINQITWQTQSLSEPVNAVDYLKERGIPIQRTGRDGAGSNWATYFPDPDGHINELYYGIEQIGWDGHSKPAEYRRPIREKVVLPVKSELEEVEESLATTGVPFTAGYRHVETMPAIYDVSGVMLPRPFKIVRHGPVCIFVEDVDRATAFYTDVVGLEVTEDSVWQGDRCRFLRCNTEHHSIGLFPKSWRDRLGLSAHTSCMSFGVQVANYQQLRDGVRFLREHGVRVETNLIPPVLYPGIDYCAHAFDPDGHCIQIYYYMEQVGWDGTPHPRSARRQIDPTNWPEVLEPLSDTYKGEPFLGPWG from the coding sequence ATGGCGACCCAGGTTGCGACGAAATACAACGTCGGTGGTGTGCTGCTCGATCGACCCTTCAAGGTGCGTCGGTTGGGCCATTTTGGCTTCAACGCCACCAACATCGACGCGTGCACCCACTTTTACAGCGATCTCCTCGGGTTCAAGATCTCCGACGAGGGACCGGTCGGTGGCGGCCACTTCATGCGCTTTGGCACCGACCACCATGCATTCGCGATGTTCAACCGACAGGCGATGGAGGCGCGCGCGGCGGCGTCGGGAGCGCCTCCGGGACGTCCCGACAACACCATCAACCAGATCACCTGGCAGACCCAGAGTCTGAGCGAACCGGTGAATGCCGTCGACTACCTGAAGGAGCGGGGTATCCCCATTCAGCGAACCGGGCGGGATGGAGCGGGATCCAACTGGGCCACCTATTTCCCCGACCCGGACGGGCACATCAATGAGCTGTACTACGGCATCGAGCAGATCGGATGGGACGGCCACTCCAAGCCCGCGGAATACCGCCGTCCCATTCGCGAAAAGGTGGTGCTACCGGTCAAATCCGAGCTCGAAGAAGTCGAGGAATCGCTGGCGACGACCGGCGTCCCGTTTACCGCGGGCTATCGCCATGTGGAGACGATGCCGGCGATCTACGACGTATCCGGCGTCATGCTCCCGCGGCCCTTCAAGATTGTGCGCCACGGGCCCGTCTGCATCTTCGTTGAGGACGTCGATCGTGCTACGGCCTTCTACACCGATGTCGTGGGCCTCGAGGTCACGGAAGATTCTGTGTGGCAGGGGGATCGGTGCCGCTTCCTCCGCTGCAATACGGAGCACCACTCCATCGGACTGTTTCCGAAGAGCTGGCGCGACCGGCTGGGATTGAGCGCCCACACCTCGTGCATGTCCTTTGGCGTGCAGGTCGCGAACTATCAGCAGCTCCGCGACGGGGTGCGCTTCCTCCGGGAGCACGGCGTTCGCGTGGAGACGAACCTCATTCCGCCTGTGCTCTACCCCGGCATCGACTACTGCGCGCACGCGTTCGACCCCGATGGCCACTGCATCCAGATCTACTACTACATGGAGCAGGTCGGCTGGGACGGGACCCCGCATCCACGGTCGGCACGACGGCAGATCGATCCGACCAACTGGCCGGAGGTTCTGGAGCCGTTGAGCGACACGTACAAGGGCGAGCCGTTTCTCGGTCCGTGGGGCTGA
- a CDS encoding amidohydrolase family protein, which yields MIVDIHGHTNAPPSLYAYKAQLLSSRGAHGKGNAGITEESMANSVKNHLANNLDKVGTDIQFLSPRPFQLMHSEKPDKIVHWWVQANNDAIAMSVKLAPDRYRGVAGLPQCAGSPISDTFEEIDRCVNDLGFVGIMINPDPYEADGHHAPGMGDEYWYPLYEKMVQLDIPALIHSAACKDPWDTYSNYFIATETRCIISMVSSGVFDKFPNLKIIVAHGGGAVPYQVGRYRAFFGRHFETSGGFDAQLKKFYFDTVLYNQEALDLLFRIVGSDRCMFGTENPGTGSYRDPTSGKMLDDLKPVIESIPTIAEKDKKNVFEDVAKKVFPRAKLP from the coding sequence ATGATCGTCGACATCCACGGGCATACGAACGCGCCGCCCTCGCTCTACGCCTACAAGGCCCAGCTCCTTTCCAGCCGCGGGGCGCATGGCAAAGGGAACGCGGGGATCACCGAAGAGTCGATGGCCAACTCTGTAAAGAACCACCTTGCGAACAACCTGGACAAAGTTGGCACCGACATCCAATTTCTGTCGCCCCGACCCTTCCAGCTGATGCATTCCGAGAAGCCGGACAAGATTGTCCACTGGTGGGTCCAGGCGAACAACGACGCCATCGCCATGAGCGTCAAGCTGGCGCCGGACCGCTATCGCGGCGTGGCGGGTCTGCCGCAGTGCGCGGGTTCACCGATCTCGGACACGTTCGAAGAGATCGACCGATGCGTCAACGACCTGGGGTTCGTCGGGATCATGATCAACCCGGACCCCTATGAGGCGGACGGGCATCACGCGCCGGGGATGGGTGATGAGTACTGGTATCCGCTCTACGAGAAGATGGTCCAGCTCGACATCCCAGCCCTCATCCACTCGGCCGCGTGCAAAGACCCCTGGGACACCTACTCGAACTACTTCATCGCGACGGAGACGCGGTGCATCATCTCGATGGTGTCGAGCGGGGTGTTCGACAAGTTCCCCAACTTGAAGATCATCGTCGCCCACGGCGGCGGGGCCGTCCCCTACCAGGTGGGACGGTATCGAGCGTTCTTCGGCCGGCACTTCGAGACCAGCGGCGGCTTCGACGCTCAATTGAAGAAGTTTTATTTCGACACGGTCCTCTACAACCAGGAGGCGCTCGACCTGTTGTTCCGCATCGTGGGGAGCGACCGCTGCATGTTCGGCACCGAGAATCCGGGCACCGGCTCGTACCGCGATCCCACGTCCGGAAAGATGCTGGACGACCTCAAGCCAGTGATCGAGAGCATTCCGACCATCGCAGAGAAAGACAAGAAGAACGTCTTCGAAGACGTGGCCAAGAAGGTGTTCCCTCGAGCCAAGCTGCCGTAG
- a CDS encoding ABC transporter substrate-binding protein, whose amino-acid sequence MANVQITMALGNYDRHVPLFTGEVQPEGIDLHAFPMTIEEIFWRQARFLEFDASEFAGAAYIVLKAQGASPFTAVPVFPLRAFRHNAVYVNAHAGIAEPGDLKGKRMGAPEYEMTAMCWIRDFLARDFGVQPADMEWFTGGQQNPGRRPRVAFDPPPGVTIHPPAPDRTLDEMLERGEIDALMSARQPRPFADGSPNVRRLFPSYREVERDYFRRTRLFPIMHILAIRNDVAERYPWVPMNLYAAMVRARDLTVARLRESLSNVTTIPSALAAIEDDIALMGDDFWAYGAEPNRRHYGHLAQIVFEQGIAPRHVAYEELYVPAAYDEFKI is encoded by the coding sequence ATGGCCAACGTGCAGATCACCATGGCGCTCGGCAACTACGACCGCCACGTTCCCCTGTTCACCGGGGAGGTGCAGCCGGAGGGGATCGACCTTCACGCCTTCCCCATGACCATCGAGGAGATCTTCTGGCGCCAGGCGCGGTTCCTCGAGTTCGATGCCTCCGAGTTCGCGGGCGCCGCGTACATCGTCTTGAAGGCCCAGGGTGCGAGCCCGTTCACGGCGGTCCCGGTGTTTCCCTTACGCGCCTTTCGCCACAACGCGGTCTATGTCAACGCGCACGCGGGCATCGCGGAGCCTGGTGACCTCAAGGGCAAGCGGATGGGCGCGCCCGAATACGAGATGACCGCGATGTGCTGGATCCGCGATTTTCTCGCTCGGGACTTCGGCGTGCAGCCCGCCGATATGGAGTGGTTCACGGGAGGACAGCAGAATCCCGGTCGGCGGCCACGCGTGGCCTTCGACCCGCCGCCGGGTGTCACGATTCACCCGCCCGCGCCGGACCGCACGCTCGACGAGATGCTGGAGCGCGGCGAGATCGATGCTCTCATGTCGGCCAGGCAGCCGCGGCCGTTCGCCGACGGTTCGCCGAACGTGCGCCGCCTCTTCCCGAGCTACCGCGAGGTCGAGCGCGACTACTTCCGCCGCACGCGGCTCTTCCCCATCATGCACATCCTCGCCATTCGCAACGACGTTGCGGAGCGGTACCCGTGGGTCCCGATGAACCTCTACGCGGCCATGGTGCGCGCGCGGGACCTCACCGTCGCTCGCCTTCGCGAGAGCCTGTCAAATGTCACGACGATCCCATCGGCCTTGGCGGCGATCGAGGACGACATCGCGCTCATGGGCGACGACTTCTGGGCGTATGGCGCCGAGCCGAATCGGCGGCACTACGGCCACCTCGCGCAGATCGTGTTCGAGCAGGGCATCGCGCCGCGGCACGTCGCCTACGAGGAGCTGTACGTTCCGGCGGCGTACGACGAGTTCAAGATCTAG
- a CDS encoding asparaginase domain-containing protein: protein MKPRIAIFSGPTATIQNSAPLITSNKARKKYGLPLRTHPDGSPMRFDALRPQRLATPVTVYVEQFSAHPLEADAAELYAPPDGYVDKHGQFHHERQSPDDRPVYEVTLEPDDGLYLLPYMARQADGSAWEGDGAYPGAPAHLTRQPFYPDASRIVEEIDRLGIGEEGTADILGGKTEFDFIRAAPSGGYTKGLAETLRTDFGSGDVAPERAGEDFFAYRPPHLGRGPSGVNLARLTNVVQRALASGSYAGAVWLEGSPSVEETIYWLNLLIDTTVPIVGNAAQRPHGTLSADGDHNLLDSVDYILSRIWVGDDGRDVVGAVALQDEQIFTAREIQKGDARPGGYVATGGHGGIIGSIGQPGPPVLTFRPVRLHTWRSAVNLTRLPRSVSGVRRVADRIESIPVEIKNAEGELLPTAIPLVTIEKTARFLAQRPTVAAEDEVDILARIEQNLQTAPLAGFVAEGTSPFARMTESVTAALNRAVACGMPVVRVGRGNAEGFAPPAERDLTISGSNLTATKARLLLMACLMRFGAFPPAKDPAHPTDAELKAARVKHAEYQAIFDSH from the coding sequence GTGAAGCCCAGGATCGCAATCTTCTCTGGACCGACTGCGACGATTCAGAACAGCGCTCCCCTCATCACCAGCAACAAGGCCCGCAAGAAATACGGTCTACCGCTCCGCACCCACCCGGACGGGTCGCCGATGCGGTTTGACGCCCTTCGACCGCAGCGGCTGGCGACGCCGGTCACGGTGTACGTCGAGCAGTTCAGCGCCCATCCGTTGGAGGCCGACGCCGCTGAGCTGTACGCGCCGCCGGACGGCTATGTGGACAAGCACGGGCAATTCCATCACGAGCGGCAAAGTCCTGACGACAGGCCCGTGTACGAGGTCACCCTTGAGCCGGATGACGGCCTCTACCTTCTCCCGTACATGGCGCGCCAGGCCGACGGCTCGGCGTGGGAGGGCGACGGGGCATATCCGGGCGCGCCTGCGCACCTCACCCGCCAGCCGTTTTATCCGGATGCATCGCGCATCGTGGAAGAGATCGACCGACTGGGCATCGGCGAGGAGGGGACGGCCGACATCCTTGGCGGGAAGACCGAGTTCGACTTCATTCGCGCCGCGCCCTCGGGTGGCTACACCAAAGGGCTGGCAGAGACCCTCCGAACCGATTTCGGCAGCGGCGACGTCGCGCCGGAGCGCGCGGGCGAGGATTTCTTTGCGTATCGGCCTCCGCATCTCGGCCGCGGGCCCAGCGGCGTCAACCTGGCTCGCCTCACCAACGTGGTCCAGCGAGCGCTCGCGTCCGGCAGCTATGCGGGCGCCGTTTGGCTGGAGGGGAGCCCGTCGGTCGAAGAGACGATCTATTGGCTGAACCTCCTCATCGACACGACCGTCCCGATCGTGGGCAACGCGGCCCAGCGTCCCCACGGCACGCTATCTGCCGACGGCGACCACAATCTGCTCGATTCAGTGGACTACATCCTGTCGCGCATCTGGGTCGGCGACGACGGCCGCGACGTGGTCGGTGCGGTGGCGCTTCAGGATGAGCAGATTTTTACCGCGCGGGAGATCCAGAAGGGTGATGCGCGGCCCGGCGGCTATGTGGCGACCGGTGGGCACGGCGGCATCATCGGAAGTATCGGCCAGCCCGGTCCGCCCGTCCTCACCTTTCGTCCCGTCCGCCTGCACACGTGGCGGTCGGCCGTCAATCTCACGCGGCTCCCGCGCTCGGTCTCGGGCGTGCGACGGGTGGCAGACCGCATCGAATCGATTCCTGTCGAGATCAAGAACGCCGAGGGAGAGCTTCTGCCCACGGCGATTCCCCTCGTGACGATCGAGAAGACCGCGCGATTCCTCGCTCAGCGGCCGACCGTGGCCGCTGAGGATGAGGTCGACATCCTCGCCCGGATCGAGCAGAACCTGCAGACGGCGCCGCTGGCCGGGTTCGTCGCTGAGGGAACCTCACCCTTTGCGCGGATGACCGAGTCGGTGACGGCCGCGCTCAACCGCGCGGTCGCGTGCGGGATGCCGGTGGTTCGCGTCGGTCGGGGAAACGCGGAGGGGTTCGCGCCACCGGCGGAGCGCGACCTGACGATCTCAGGCAGCAACCTGACCGCCACGAAGGCGCGGTTGCTCTTGATGGCGTGCTTGATGCGCTTCGGCGCCTTCCCGCCAGCGAAAGATCCCGCCCATCCCACAGACGCAGAGCTGAAGGCCGCGCGGGTCAAGCACGCGGAATATCAGGCCATCTTCGACAGCCATTGA